The proteins below come from a single Gordonia pseudamarae genomic window:
- the glmS gene encoding glutamine--fructose-6-phosphate transaminase (isomerizing) has product MCGIVGYVGRRDALDIVVEALRRMEYRGYDSAGVAIVDGHGHTTVEKKAGRLENLDKQIAAVGRDALSGTTGMGHTRWATHGQPTDRNAHPHVSTDKKIAVVHNGIIENYAPLRDELENLGIEFSSDTDTETAVHLIEREYASGEAAGNFVASAYSTLRRLEGAFTLVFTHADHPGTIVAARRSTPLVVGVGDGEMFVGSDVTAFIEHTRDAVELGHDEVVVITADSYEITDFNGEAREGKPFHIDWDLNAAEKGGFDFFMLKEIAEQPAAIADTLLGHFENGRIVLDEQRLTDDELRDVDKVFVVACGTAYHAGLLAKYAIEHWTRLPVEVELASEFRYRDPVLDRSTLVVAISQSGETADTLEAVRHAKDQKARVLAICNTNGAQIPRESDAVLYTHAGPEIGVASTKCFLAQIAAAYLVGLALAQARGTKYSDEVAREFHELEAMPASVQQVLSAMDPVRELARSLAHHSTVLFIGRHVGYPVALEGALKLKELAYMHAEGFAAGELKHGPIALIEEGLPVIIVMPQHSGRALLHSKMVSNIREIQARGATTIVISEETDAAARAVADHFVAIPAVPTLLQPLVSTVPLQVFAATVAQARGYDVDKPRNLAKSVTVE; this is encoded by the coding sequence ATGTGTGGAATCGTCGGATATGTGGGGCGGCGCGATGCGCTGGACATCGTGGTCGAGGCTTTGCGCCGCATGGAGTACCGGGGTTACGACTCGGCGGGCGTGGCGATCGTCGACGGTCACGGGCACACCACAGTCGAGAAGAAGGCCGGCCGCCTGGAGAATCTCGACAAGCAGATCGCCGCGGTGGGCCGTGACGCGCTGAGCGGCACCACCGGGATGGGACATACCCGCTGGGCCACCCACGGTCAGCCCACCGACCGCAACGCGCATCCGCATGTCAGCACCGACAAGAAGATCGCCGTCGTCCACAACGGCATCATCGAGAACTACGCGCCGCTGCGTGACGAGCTGGAGAACCTGGGCATCGAGTTCTCCTCCGACACCGACACCGAGACCGCCGTGCACCTGATCGAGCGCGAGTATGCCTCGGGGGAGGCCGCCGGGAATTTCGTCGCCAGCGCGTACTCCACGCTGCGTCGCCTCGAAGGCGCGTTCACGCTGGTGTTCACCCATGCCGATCATCCCGGCACCATCGTCGCGGCCCGCCGCTCCACGCCGCTCGTGGTGGGCGTCGGCGACGGCGAGATGTTCGTCGGTTCGGATGTGACCGCATTCATCGAGCACACCCGCGACGCGGTCGAACTCGGCCACGACGAGGTGGTGGTGATCACCGCCGACTCGTACGAGATCACCGATTTCAACGGTGAGGCGCGAGAGGGCAAACCGTTCCATATCGATTGGGACCTGAATGCCGCGGAAAAGGGCGGCTTCGACTTCTTCATGCTCAAGGAGATCGCCGAGCAGCCGGCCGCCATCGCCGACACGCTGCTCGGACACTTCGAGAACGGGCGCATCGTGCTCGACGAGCAGCGGCTCACCGACGACGAGCTGCGCGATGTGGACAAGGTGTTCGTGGTGGCCTGCGGAACCGCGTACCACGCGGGTCTGCTCGCCAAGTACGCCATCGAGCACTGGACGCGGCTGCCGGTCGAGGTGGAACTGGCCAGCGAGTTCCGCTACCGCGATCCCGTCCTCGACCGGTCGACGCTGGTGGTGGCGATCTCCCAGTCGGGGGAGACCGCCGACACCCTCGAAGCGGTCCGGCATGCCAAGGATCAGAAGGCCCGCGTGCTGGCCATCTGCAATACCAACGGCGCGCAGATCCCCCGCGAGTCCGATGCGGTGCTCTACACCCATGCCGGACCCGAGATCGGGGTCGCCTCCACCAAGTGTTTCCTCGCGCAGATCGCCGCCGCCTATCTGGTGGGTCTGGCATTGGCGCAGGCCCGTGGCACCAAATACTCCGACGAGGTGGCTCGCGAGTTCCATGAGCTGGAGGCGATGCCGGCGTCGGTCCAGCAGGTGCTGTCGGCCATGGATCCGGTGCGTGAGCTGGCCCGATCGCTGGCCCACCACTCCACCGTCCTGTTCATCGGACGGCATGTGGGTTATCCGGTCGCACTCGAAGGTGCGCTCAAGCTCAAAGAGCTCGCCTACATGCATGCCGAGGGTTTCGCGGCCGGCGAACTCAAGCACGGTCCGATCGCGCTCATCGAGGAGGGTCTGCCGGTGATCATCGTGATGCCGCAGCATTCGGGCCGGGCGTTGCTGCACTCGAAGATGGTGAGCAACATCCGCGAGATCCAGGCGCGCGGTGCCACCACCATCGTCATCTCGGAGGAGACCGATGCCGCGGCCCGCGCGGTCGCCGATCATTTCGTGGCCATCCCGGCGGTGCCCACCCTGCTGCAGCCGCTGGTGTCGACGGTGCCGTTGCAGGTGTTCGCCGCGACCGTCGCGCAGGCACGTGGCTACGACGTCGACAAGCCGCGCAATCTGGCCAAATCGGTCACGGTGGAGTAA
- a CDS encoding NAD(P)H-hydrate dehydratase, whose product MPIQYLTADAVRAAEHATGDLLANGTLMRRAAAGVARVVLGELTGTGGCYGRAVGLVIGAGNNGGDALYAGAILARRGVRCSAVLLAPDTTHSGGLAAFRGAGGRITGALPDTVDLVIDAVVGIGGTGPLRPAAAAVFAGVTVPIVAVDLPSGIDADTGVVHDRSVRAAITVTFGAYRNLHLLAAPRCGRIVLVDIGMAPTDTPDGLFSLTDAEVAARWPVPGPADDKYTQGVVGIVAGSQRYPGAAILASGAAVSATSGMTRFVGSAAEAVVSHYPEVVAVDDLADAGKVQAWAVGPGMGTGDRALDILRTVLAGDLPVLVDADGLTVIARDPDLVRGRTAPTLLTPHAGEFARLSGAAVGADRPAAVRALAADLGVTVLLKGRITLVATPAGRVYGNDAGSSWAATAGAGDVLTGIAGSLLAAGLEPEIAGACAARVHALAALRASGGAPIGASALLAAVRPVIGNLRTAHGGADGHITTG is encoded by the coding sequence ATGCCGATTCAGTATTTGACCGCCGATGCGGTCCGGGCGGCCGAACACGCCACCGGGGATCTGCTGGCCAACGGGACGTTGATGCGGCGGGCGGCGGCCGGGGTGGCGCGGGTGGTGCTCGGTGAGCTCACCGGTACCGGCGGCTGCTACGGGCGGGCGGTCGGTCTGGTGATCGGCGCCGGCAATAACGGAGGCGACGCGCTCTACGCGGGCGCGATCCTGGCCCGGCGTGGGGTGCGCTGCTCGGCGGTGCTGCTCGCCCCCGACACGACGCACAGCGGTGGCCTGGCCGCCTTCCGCGGTGCCGGCGGCCGGATCACCGGCGCCCTACCGGATACCGTCGACCTGGTGATCGACGCCGTGGTCGGCATCGGTGGGACCGGTCCGCTGCGGCCGGCGGCGGCAGCGGTGTTCGCCGGTGTCACCGTACCGATCGTCGCTGTCGACCTGCCCTCGGGTATCGACGCCGACACCGGGGTGGTGCACGATCGGTCGGTGCGGGCGGCGATCACCGTCACCTTCGGCGCGTACCGCAACCTGCATCTGCTGGCAGCGCCGCGATGCGGCCGGATCGTTCTGGTCGACATCGGTATGGCGCCCACGGACACCCCCGACGGCCTGTTCTCGCTCACCGACGCAGAGGTGGCCGCGCGTTGGCCGGTGCCCGGCCCGGCCGACGACAAGTACACCCAGGGCGTGGTCGGCATCGTCGCGGGGTCGCAGCGGTATCCGGGGGCGGCGATCCTCGCCTCGGGGGCCGCGGTGTCCGCGACATCGGGCATGACCCGCTTTGTGGGTTCGGCGGCCGAGGCGGTGGTCTCGCACTATCCCGAGGTGGTCGCGGTCGACGATCTGGCCGACGCCGGAAAGGTGCAGGCGTGGGCGGTCGGTCCGGGGATGGGCACCGGTGACCGGGCGCTGGATATCCTGCGCACCGTCCTGGCCGGTGATCTGCCGGTTCTCGTGGACGCCGACGGGCTCACCGTCATCGCGCGCGACCCCGATCTGGTGCGCGGTCGGACGGCGCCGACGCTGCTGACCCCGCACGCGGGGGAGTTCGCGCGGCTGTCGGGGGCGGCCGTGGGTGCCGACCGGCCCGCCGCGGTACGGGCGCTGGCCGCCGACCTGGGGGTCACCGTGCTGCTCAAGGGCAGGATCACGCTTGTGGCGACGCCCGCCGGGCGGGTGTACGGCAACGACGCGGGCTCCTCGTGGGCGGCCACGGCCGGTGCGGGTGACGTGCTCACCGGTATCGCCGGATCGCTGCTCGCGGCGGGTTTGGAACCCGAGATCGCGGGGGCCTGTGCCGCCCGGGTACACGCATTGGCGGCGCTCCGGGCGAGCGGAGGGGCCCCGATCGGCGCGTCGGCGCTGCTGGCGGCGGTACGTCCGGTGATCGGGAACCTGCGCACCGCGCACGGCGGCGCGGACGGGCACATCACCACTGGTTGA
- the alr gene encoding alanine racemase codes for MTTTPSTAALTATIDLGAIAHNVGVLRASSGTDVIAVVKADAYGHGAVEVARAALGAGAAELGVAHITEALALRRAGIDAHITSWLHAPSADFAGAVAAGIDIAVSSPRQLDAVVAAARSSGVTATVTVKVDTGLNRSGVAVDEWDSMAVALAKARAEESITMRAAMTHLVRGDEPDHPLNSRQADRLDAAAADLARLGTAPQVVHLANSPAALVRPDLARDLVRPGIALYGRSPLPDRGDFGLIPAMTLTGEISLVKRVTKGQGVSYSHTWTAPHDTVVAVIPAGYADGIPRTMSGRFEVLVNGRRFPAIGRVCMDQFVIDLGPEGGGVAEGDLAELFGRGDRGGVTAADWADATGTIDYEILSAVRGRTARRYVGGSGEQPHG; via the coding sequence ATGACCACCACGCCCAGCACTGCCGCCCTGACCGCCACCATTGACCTCGGTGCCATCGCGCACAACGTCGGGGTGCTGCGCGCGTCGTCGGGTACCGACGTGATCGCGGTGGTGAAGGCCGATGCCTACGGGCACGGCGCGGTCGAGGTGGCCCGCGCCGCGCTGGGTGCCGGTGCCGCAGAACTGGGCGTGGCCCACATCACCGAGGCACTGGCGTTGCGGCGGGCGGGTATCGACGCCCACATCACCTCCTGGCTGCATGCCCCGAGCGCCGATTTCGCCGGGGCGGTGGCCGCGGGTATCGATATCGCGGTGTCCTCGCCGCGACAGCTCGACGCCGTGGTCGCCGCCGCCCGGAGCAGTGGGGTGACCGCGACCGTGACCGTCAAGGTCGACACCGGCCTCAACCGCAGTGGCGTGGCCGTCGACGAGTGGGATTCGATGGCGGTGGCGCTGGCCAAGGCGCGCGCCGAGGAGTCGATCACGATGCGTGCGGCGATGACGCACCTGGTGCGCGGCGACGAGCCCGACCACCCGCTCAATTCCCGGCAGGCCGACCGGCTCGATGCGGCGGCGGCCGATCTGGCTCGGCTCGGTACCGCGCCGCAGGTCGTTCATCTGGCCAATTCGCCGGCCGCGCTGGTGCGCCCGGACTTGGCCCGCGACCTGGTCCGGCCGGGGATCGCCCTGTACGGCCGCTCCCCGCTGCCCGACCGCGGCGATTTCGGGCTGATCCCGGCGATGACGCTGACCGGCGAGATCTCGCTGGTCAAGCGCGTGACGAAGGGGCAGGGGGTGTCGTATTCGCACACCTGGACGGCCCCGCACGACACCGTGGTCGCGGTAATCCCGGCGGGTTACGCCGACGGCATTCCGCGCACCATGTCGGGCAGGTTCGAGGTGCTGGTCAACGGGCGGCGGTTCCCGGCCATCGGTCGTGTGTGCATGGACCAGTTCGTCATCGATCTCGGGCCTGAGGGTGGCGGTGTCGCCGAGGGCGACCTGGCCGAACTGTTCGGGCGGGGAGATCGCGGCGGTGTCACCGCGGCCGACTGGGCCGATGCCACCGGGACCATCGACTACGAGATCCTCTCGGCCGTCCGCGGCCGGACCGCGCGCCGTTATGTGGGCGGCAGTGGCGAGCAGCCCCATGGATAG
- a CDS encoding alpha/beta fold hydrolase produces MDRSAGTSGAPRTPSRSGLLAGLPDVGALGRQAAGGVAKRVTRRDRIAGPDPYADEDFKAIYDDPASSVVTDDGLTLSVRTVDLWDGGTDIEPDVTVLFVHGFTLRMASWHFQRFQLAERWAGRRIRMVFFDHRGHGTSDRAPADTCTIDQLADDTAAVIRTIAPAHSSRRRRPARGEPAGSVVLVGHSMGGMALMALARRHGHLFGPDGIVSGVALVATASRGLTEAGLGVGLRNPVVRAFRTSVRRAPRLVQSGRGITRFSLEPVLVAASFGPDFHSRAAGRAVEKIIQNTPLDTLVNFLHALEDHDESTAFPVLAQVPSVVVCGSADQLTPLANSVGMYADLGTDSRLVVAQDAGHMVQFERPGLVNEAIVDLVERRRLALLPPRRRRWLRGQK; encoded by the coding sequence ATGGATAGGTCGGCGGGAACCTCCGGAGCTCCCAGGACACCGAGCAGGTCCGGGCTGCTGGCGGGCTTGCCCGATGTCGGGGCGCTGGGTAGACAGGCGGCCGGCGGAGTGGCCAAGCGGGTCACCCGCCGCGATCGGATCGCCGGCCCGGACCCGTACGCGGACGAGGACTTCAAGGCCATCTACGACGATCCGGCGTCGTCGGTCGTCACCGACGACGGTCTGACGTTGTCGGTGCGCACGGTCGACCTGTGGGACGGCGGCACCGACATTGAACCCGATGTGACGGTGCTGTTCGTCCACGGCTTCACCCTGCGGATGGCGAGCTGGCACTTTCAGCGCTTCCAGCTCGCCGAACGGTGGGCGGGCAGACGTATCCGGATGGTGTTCTTCGACCATCGTGGGCACGGCACCAGCGACCGGGCGCCCGCGGACACCTGCACCATCGATCAGCTCGCCGACGACACCGCGGCGGTGATCCGGACGATCGCCCCCGCGCACAGCAGCCGGCGACGCCGCCCGGCCAGGGGAGAACCGGCGGGAAGTGTTGTGCTGGTAGGGCATTCGATGGGCGGTATGGCACTCATGGCGCTGGCGCGCAGACATGGCCACCTGTTCGGCCCCGACGGCATCGTCTCGGGTGTGGCACTGGTGGCCACCGCCTCGCGGGGGCTCACCGAGGCCGGGCTGGGTGTGGGGCTGCGCAACCCGGTGGTCCGCGCGTTCCGCACGTCGGTGCGCCGGGCGCCCCGACTGGTCCAGTCGGGCCGTGGCATCACCCGCTTCTCGCTCGAACCGGTGCTGGTGGCGGCGAGTTTCGGGCCGGATTTCCACAGCCGGGCCGCCGGCCGTGCGGTGGAGAAGATCATCCAGAACACCCCGCTGGACACCCTCGTCAACTTCCTGCACGCGCTGGAGGACCACGACGAGTCGACCGCCTTCCCGGTTCTGGCGCAGGTGCCCAGCGTGGTGGTGTGCGGCAGCGCCGACCAGCTCACCCCACTGGCCAATTCGGTGGGGATGTACGCGGATCTCGGTACGGACTCGCGACTGGTGGTGGCCCAGGACGCCGGACACATGGTGCAGTTCGAACGCCCGGGATTGGTGAACGAGGCGATCGTCGATCTGGTGGAGCGCCGCAGGCTGGCACTGCTCCCGCCGCGACGACGACGCTGGCTGCGAGGACAGAAGTGA
- the tsaE gene encoding tRNA (adenosine(37)-N6)-threonylcarbamoyltransferase complex ATPase subunit type 1 TsaE produces MNDQDIRWHSRDLPDVADTESLGRELASGLAAGDVVILDGPLGAGKTALARGIGAGLGVVGRVSSPTFIIAREHRPGGPGRPGMVHVDAYRLGGLDELDALDLDTDLTDDVVVVEWGEGVAEVLADRHLSVRLRRDPDSDVRHAQWGWVYHD; encoded by the coding sequence GTGAACGATCAGGACATCCGGTGGCACAGCCGGGACCTTCCCGATGTCGCCGACACCGAATCCCTCGGCCGCGAACTGGCCTCGGGTCTGGCCGCCGGCGACGTGGTGATCCTCGACGGGCCGCTCGGCGCCGGTAAGACGGCACTGGCCCGTGGTATCGGCGCCGGGCTGGGCGTGGTGGGACGGGTGTCGTCGCCGACGTTCATCATCGCCCGCGAACACCGCCCGGGCGGCCCCGGCCGGCCCGGAATGGTGCACGTGGACGCCTACCGGCTCGGCGGTCTCGACGAACTCGACGCACTCGACCTCGACACCGACCTGACCGACGACGTGGTGGTCGTCGAATGGGGTGAGGGGGTGGCCGAGGTGCTGGCCGACAGGCACCTGTCGGTGCGGCTGCGCCGAGATCCGGATTCCGATGTGCGCCATGCGCAATGGGGGTGGGTTTACCATGACTGA